A window of Christiangramia forsetii KT0803 contains these coding sequences:
- a CDS encoding efflux RND transporter periplasmic adaptor subunit has product MDIPLKKKRFTPKKIAIIAGSVLIIALILFVILSSTGNSKLNVEKERITISEVKNGNFQENIPVNGVVLPIKTIYLDAMEGGRVEEKFVEDGTMMKKGEPIIRLSNTDLELSLVNQETQVYNLLTQMQISQNAARQNTINKRNNFTDVENNLIEARRKYELNKKLYEKGAVGRQDYMESENNYNYQQEKHQLAREVLEQDSLSSKQETQQARESYERTRKALELMRRKVGDLVVKAPVDGQLTALDAEIGQSKQKGERLGQIDVISGYKVRAEIDEHYISRIFNGQRGAFSFNGEEYELEIKKVYTQVSNGRFQVDMHFVEGVPENIRRGQSLQIKLALSQEKEAVLVSKGGFFQQTGGNWIFKVSEDGETAYKTPIRLGSQNTEYYEVLEGIKPGEQVITSSYSNFGDIEELVLN; this is encoded by the coding sequence ATGGATATACCTCTTAAAAAGAAACGCTTTACTCCTAAAAAAATCGCAATCATCGCCGGTTCTGTGCTTATTATCGCACTTATACTATTTGTAATCCTTTCCTCTACCGGGAACTCCAAGTTGAATGTTGAAAAAGAACGGATTACCATAAGTGAGGTCAAAAATGGCAATTTTCAGGAGAATATTCCGGTCAACGGGGTGGTATTACCTATAAAAACTATTTATCTGGATGCGATGGAAGGAGGGCGAGTTGAAGAGAAGTTTGTCGAAGATGGTACCATGATGAAAAAGGGAGAGCCTATTATAAGATTATCTAATACAGATCTTGAATTGAGCCTGGTAAATCAGGAAACCCAGGTTTATAATCTGCTAACTCAGATGCAGATTTCACAGAATGCTGCGAGACAGAATACGATTAATAAAAGGAACAATTTTACAGACGTTGAGAATAATCTTATTGAAGCCAGACGTAAATACGAACTGAACAAAAAGCTTTACGAGAAAGGTGCCGTTGGGAGACAGGATTATATGGAATCTGAGAATAATTATAATTATCAGCAAGAAAAACATCAGCTGGCAAGAGAAGTATTGGAACAGGATTCTCTTTCCAGTAAGCAGGAAACACAGCAAGCTCGTGAATCTTATGAGCGTACCAGGAAAGCATTGGAATTAATGCGTAGAAAAGTGGGTGATCTTGTGGTAAAAGCGCCGGTAGATGGGCAGCTTACCGCACTGGATGCTGAAATTGGACAATCCAAGCAGAAAGGGGAACGTTTGGGACAAATTGATGTGATCAGTGGTTATAAGGTGAGAGCAGAAATTGATGAACATTATATATCAAGAATTTTTAACGGGCAACGTGGCGCTTTTAGTTTTAATGGTGAGGAATATGAATTGGAAATTAAAAAAGTGTATACCCAGGTTTCTAATGGACGATTCCAGGTAGATATGCATTTTGTAGAAGGGGTGCCCGAAAATATTCGTCGAGGGCAGAGCCTTCAAATCAAACTGGCTTTGAGCCAGGAAAAAGAAGCAGTCTTAGTTTCTAAAGGAGGTTTTTTTCAGCAAACCGGCGGAAACTGGATATTTAAAGTTTCTGAAGATGGTGAAACTGCCTATAAAACACCTATTCGTTTAGGAAGTCAGAATACCGAATATTATGAGGTCTTAGAAGGAATTAAACCTGGAGAGCAAGTAATTACATCAAGCTATTCCAATTTTGGGGATATTGAGGAGTTGGTTTTGAATTGA
- a CDS encoding DUF488 domain-containing protein, translated as MKSIRIKRIYEEAYDQDGHRILIDRLWPRGVSKEDAKLDDWNKDIAPSEELRKWFDHDPDKFEEFSKRYKDELKDKKDKVKAIREIAEEHRLSLLYAARDKEHNHAIVLKNVLESKK; from the coding sequence ATGAAAAGTATCAGAATAAAACGAATATATGAGGAAGCCTACGATCAGGATGGTCATAGAATTTTAATTGACCGGTTATGGCCTCGTGGTGTTTCCAAGGAAGATGCAAAACTGGACGATTGGAATAAAGATATTGCACCCAGTGAAGAGCTTAGAAAATGGTTTGATCATGATCCTGATAAGTTTGAGGAGTTCTCTAAAAGATATAAGGACGAATTAAAAGATAAAAAGGATAAAGTAAAAGCCATTAGAGAAATTGCGGAAGAACACCGTCTAAGCTTATTATATGCTGCCAGGGACAAAGAACATAATCACGCCATTGTATTGAAGAATGTGCTGGAAAGCAAAAAATAA
- a CDS encoding sensor histidine kinase — MIFKSYHGGILIRILILMLALTGLVFSILKSFFIAVGIFLFLVIILIYEFFRFLSRRFEVMDDFFESVKYRDFSRRYLEENKSNDIRRLYAGFNTVNRTVREMNSEKETQYLYLQKILELVDIGILAYEIESGKVLWANESFQNTLDFSSFKNIKFVISRNPEVYHLLFDTTYSKPTAVDIKVHKENSKVLLSNSVFQIENKSFKLIVLHNIEDTLNKTEADAWKKLLSVMTHEIMNSIAPISSLANTLKFQVKMHQENPQENQLEIEDLDAGLSSIETRSEGLLKFAKTYRSLNKVTNLNLELVLLKDLFSNIKHLMQPLLNGKNAELSFYLQNEELEVEIDSYLMEQVLINLILNAVESCEDNTRAKVQISAEKKLDGRIFIRVSDNGTGIPEEIMEDIFVPFYTTKKEGSGIGLSLSKQIMTLHGGKIQVNNNLEGGTIISLNF; from the coding sequence ATGATCTTTAAAAGCTATCATGGTGGTATCCTAATCAGGATTTTGATCTTGATGCTAGCCTTAACCGGACTGGTATTTAGCATCCTCAAAAGCTTTTTTATCGCAGTGGGGATTTTTCTATTTCTTGTTATCATTCTGATCTATGAATTCTTTCGGTTTCTAAGCCGACGATTTGAAGTAATGGACGACTTTTTCGAATCGGTTAAATACAGGGATTTTTCTCGTAGATATCTGGAAGAAAATAAATCTAATGATATTAGGCGTCTTTATGCCGGGTTTAATACTGTGAACCGCACGGTAAGAGAAATGAATTCTGAGAAGGAAACCCAGTATCTTTACCTTCAGAAGATACTGGAACTGGTAGATATTGGGATTCTGGCCTATGAAATTGAAAGCGGAAAAGTGCTTTGGGCAAACGAATCTTTTCAAAATACATTAGATTTTTCGTCATTTAAAAACATCAAATTTGTCATTAGCAGGAATCCGGAAGTTTATCATTTACTTTTTGACACTACGTATTCAAAACCCACCGCTGTAGATATTAAAGTTCATAAGGAAAATAGCAAGGTCTTGCTTTCCAACAGTGTTTTTCAGATAGAGAACAAAAGCTTCAAACTCATTGTGCTTCATAATATTGAAGATACCCTGAATAAAACAGAAGCTGATGCCTGGAAAAAATTGTTGAGCGTAATGACCCATGAAATTATGAATTCCATTGCGCCGATTTCTTCACTCGCCAATACCTTAAAATTTCAGGTGAAAATGCATCAGGAGAATCCACAAGAAAATCAGCTTGAAATTGAAGATCTTGACGCCGGTCTTTCTAGTATCGAAACAAGGAGTGAAGGCTTGTTGAAATTTGCCAAAACCTATCGTAGTCTGAATAAAGTCACTAATTTGAACCTGGAACTGGTACTCTTAAAAGATCTGTTCAGCAATATAAAACACCTCATGCAACCACTTCTCAATGGTAAAAACGCTGAACTGAGTTTCTATTTACAAAATGAAGAACTGGAAGTTGAAATTGATTCTTACCTGATGGAACAGGTGCTGATAAATCTTATTTTAAATGCTGTAGAATCTTGCGAAGATAATACACGTGCGAAGGTTCAAATTTCAGCAGAAAAAAAACTGGACGGTAGAATATTTATAAGGGTATCTGATAATGGAACAGGTATTCCCGAGGAAATTATGGAAGATATTTTTGTGCCATTTTACACCACAAAAAAGGAGGGAAGCGGGATAGGATTGAGTTTATCTAAGCAAATTATGACGCTGCATGGTGGAAAGATTCAGGTTAATAACAACTTAGAAGGAGGCACCATTATAAGCCTGAATTTTTAG
- a CDS encoding DJ-1/PfpI family protein: MRNIGFTIIMVFITLIGCKTDKSKPENQNNREKEIKSDTLTKHLKPFKKELPTIGLLMYNGVLQSEVIATSDVFAKPTEDEKQIFNVITIAETENPIITEEGIKIVPDYTFENCPELEALFVPSAYDMYAQVHNDNIINFIREKNKETKYTVSNCAGAQLIGKSGIADGHKIVTWIGGGEELQKTYPELKVQNDSLVTYVKDGKFLSSNGNLASYISALNLVEIMTSAEHRKFVESYLYLDRLKNWEE; this comes from the coding sequence ATGAGAAATATAGGTTTTACTATAATTATGGTTTTTATAACCTTAATAGGTTGTAAAACAGATAAATCAAAACCTGAAAATCAAAATAATCGCGAAAAAGAAATTAAATCTGATACGCTGACAAAGCATTTAAAACCGTTCAAAAAAGAATTACCCACCATTGGTCTTTTAATGTATAATGGAGTTCTACAAAGTGAAGTGATAGCTACCTCTGATGTATTCGCAAAACCGACAGAAGATGAAAAACAAATTTTTAATGTGATTACCATTGCCGAAACGGAAAATCCCATAATAACTGAAGAAGGAATAAAAATTGTACCTGATTACACCTTTGAAAATTGTCCGGAATTAGAAGCCCTTTTCGTTCCAAGTGCCTATGACATGTATGCTCAGGTACATAATGATAATATCATCAATTTTATTAGAGAAAAGAATAAAGAAACTAAATATACCGTAAGCAATTGTGCAGGCGCGCAATTAATTGGAAAATCTGGGATTGCAGATGGTCATAAAATTGTGACCTGGATAGGTGGTGGAGAAGAACTTCAAAAGACGTATCCAGAATTGAAAGTTCAAAACGATAGTTTAGTGACCTACGTGAAAGATGGAAAATTCCTGTCGTCAAATGGAAATTTAGCGAGTTACATCTCAGCATTAAACTTAGTGGAGATAATGACCAGTGCTGAACATAGAAAATTTGTAGAATCTTACTTATACCTTGACCGACTTAAAAACTGGGAAGAGTAA
- a CDS encoding ABC transporter ATP-binding protein: MIKITNLEKYYKTEEVQTIALNKLSFEVKEGEFAAIMGPSGCGKSTLLNILGLLDDPDGGSYLFNGTEVAGYNERQRAKLRKHNIGFVFQSFNLIDELSVFENVELPLIYTGVKPAERKERVHEVLEKMQIMHRRKHFPQQLSGGQQQRVAVARAVVNNPKLILADEPTGNLDSSNGNEVMDLLTELNEAGTTIIMVTHSEHDAKFSHRIIRMLDGQKVTENLLAEFKS, encoded by the coding sequence ATGATAAAAATCACCAACCTGGAAAAATATTATAAGACGGAAGAGGTACAAACCATCGCGCTTAACAAACTTTCTTTTGAAGTAAAAGAAGGCGAATTTGCCGCCATCATGGGGCCTTCGGGCTGCGGAAAATCTACCTTACTAAATATCCTGGGGTTACTTGATGATCCTGATGGTGGAAGTTACCTCTTTAACGGAACCGAGGTTGCAGGTTATAATGAACGCCAGAGAGCAAAATTGAGAAAACATAATATCGGTTTCGTTTTTCAGAGTTTTAACCTCATCGATGAACTTAGTGTTTTTGAAAATGTAGAGCTACCATTAATCTATACCGGGGTAAAACCAGCAGAAAGAAAAGAACGAGTTCATGAAGTATTAGAAAAAATGCAGATCATGCATAGAAGAAAACACTTTCCGCAGCAATTATCGGGAGGGCAACAGCAGCGTGTCGCAGTCGCACGGGCAGTTGTTAATAATCCTAAACTCATATTAGCCGATGAGCCAACCGGAAATCTGGATAGCAGTAACGGAAATGAAGTTATGGATCTTTTAACCGAACTCAACGAAGCGGGAACCACCATCATCATGGTTACCCACAGTGAACACGACGCAAAATTCAGCCATCGAATCATCAGGATGCTGGACGGACAGAAAGTGACAGAGAATCTGCTTGCCGAATTTAAAAGTTAA
- a CDS encoding chloride channel protein has protein sequence MNPFVFSRTFFLWALLGILGGLISSFYWIILEHFTHILAIFEGIWVIPVMAISGLLAGLVIHFIGDPGEIHLIVNNIRFNKGKLDPRNNPSMILSSLLCVASGGSLGPEAPLVQVTGSTGTWMGKILRLKGEELRSLSIAGMASGFTALFGAPLGGSLFSLEILHHKHAVEYYKAIIPAFVASSFSYIIFAFIIHLGIGPIWDLPTYSFTNQFDFAYALVYGVAGTAIAWLFIFCTKFLKKIFEAVELKIYFKTLIGGLLLGVISYYFPITRYFGHHEINELLGNNYQLMMLFAILMFKILAIAVTVTSGWRGGFIIPLFFVGATLGLIINNLFPETNLSLAIVASMAAINSCVTRTPMSTTILLATLTGFDYFIPILFASLVGYFFAPKIPFIHSQIRRTE, from the coding sequence ATCAATCCTTTTGTATTCAGCCGAACCTTCTTTTTATGGGCACTTCTTGGAATTTTAGGAGGATTAATTTCAAGTTTTTACTGGATTATTCTTGAACATTTTACTCATATTCTAGCCATTTTTGAAGGAATATGGGTGATCCCGGTAATGGCAATTTCGGGACTTCTAGCCGGACTGGTCATACATTTTATCGGCGATCCCGGTGAAATTCATCTTATAGTAAATAATATACGTTTCAATAAAGGGAAATTAGATCCACGAAACAATCCCTCAATGATCTTATCTTCCTTGCTTTGCGTAGCATCCGGAGGAAGTTTGGGTCCTGAAGCTCCGCTAGTACAGGTTACAGGTTCTACAGGTACATGGATGGGGAAAATCTTAAGATTAAAAGGAGAAGAATTACGCTCTCTTAGTATCGCAGGTATGGCATCGGGATTTACAGCTTTGTTTGGCGCACCTTTAGGCGGAAGTCTTTTTTCTCTGGAAATTCTCCATCATAAACATGCTGTTGAATATTATAAAGCCATTATACCTGCCTTTGTCGCCAGTTCTTTTAGCTATATTATTTTCGCATTTATAATCCATCTGGGCATTGGACCTATTTGGGATTTACCTACGTATTCTTTTACCAATCAATTCGATTTTGCTTACGCCTTAGTATATGGAGTAGCCGGAACAGCCATAGCCTGGCTGTTTATATTTTGCACTAAATTTTTGAAAAAGATATTTGAAGCGGTTGAATTAAAAATCTATTTTAAGACGCTAATTGGTGGTCTGCTTTTAGGGGTTATCTCCTATTATTTCCCGATCACAAGATATTTTGGCCATCATGAAATCAATGAACTTCTTGGTAACAATTATCAACTCATGATGCTATTTGCAATTCTAATGTTCAAAATTTTGGCAATCGCAGTTACAGTAACATCAGGATGGAGAGGTGGCTTTATCATACCCTTATTTTTCGTCGGTGCCACTTTAGGGTTAATTATAAATAATCTTTTTCCTGAAACCAATTTATCTTTGGCTATTGTGGCGTCTATGGCTGCTATTAATTCCTGTGTTACCAGGACTCCTATGAGTACAACCATTTTACTTGCCACACTTACTGGTTTTGATTATTTCATCCCTATTCTATTTGCAAGTTTGGTTGGATATTTTTTCGCTCCCAAAATACCATTTATCCATAGTCAGATTAGAAGAACAGAATAA
- a CDS encoding sigma-54-dependent transcriptional regulator, with protein MQLKDAKILVIDDDADVLTALRLLLKPFVTEITIEKNPENLNSLLSGNKFDVIILDMNFNGLVNTGNEGIFWLNKVKETAPETDVILITAYGDIDLAIRSLKEGASDFIVKPWQNQKVIESIKDMLQNRKKQGSKSIKPSVAGTKIIGESEELQQVFAKVKKVSPTDANILILGENGTGKDLIAKAIHENSQRKSKAFVKVDVGALTSTLFESELFGYKKGAFTDAREDRMGRFEAAQGGTLFLDEIGNISLRQQARLLTVLQNRHITPLGSNEVIPIDIRLICATNLDISELSDESKFRKDLIYRINTVDLTMPPLRVRGTDITLLTKHFLDFYSEKYSKGPFKLDPSFLKKLKNHSFPGNVRELQFVIERTVIMADSTLLKETDLSFSAIENNSISTEIDDMRLETVEKNTILKVIDKNKGNISKSAKELGITRAALYRRLEKYDL; from the coding sequence ATGCAGCTCAAAGATGCTAAAATACTGGTTATAGATGACGATGCAGATGTGCTAACTGCGCTACGTTTGCTGCTGAAACCTTTTGTTACTGAAATTACTATAGAAAAGAATCCCGAGAATTTAAACTCTCTGCTATCCGGGAATAAATTTGACGTTATAATTTTAGACATGAACTTCAACGGACTGGTGAATACCGGGAATGAAGGGATTTTCTGGCTGAATAAGGTCAAGGAGACGGCACCTGAAACCGATGTGATTTTAATCACCGCTTATGGTGATATCGATCTGGCAATAAGGTCTTTAAAAGAAGGAGCTTCTGATTTTATCGTAAAACCGTGGCAGAATCAAAAGGTGATAGAATCGATTAAGGACATGCTCCAGAATCGTAAAAAACAGGGCTCGAAATCTATAAAACCCAGTGTAGCAGGAACAAAAATAATAGGGGAGAGTGAAGAGCTTCAGCAGGTTTTTGCTAAAGTGAAAAAGGTATCGCCTACAGATGCCAATATCCTTATTCTTGGAGAAAACGGTACTGGGAAAGATTTGATTGCAAAAGCGATCCACGAGAATTCTCAGCGTAAGTCGAAAGCTTTTGTGAAGGTGGATGTAGGAGCCCTGACTTCTACTTTATTTGAAAGTGAATTATTTGGATATAAGAAAGGCGCTTTTACCGATGCTCGTGAAGATCGTATGGGAAGGTTTGAGGCTGCGCAGGGCGGCACGCTATTCCTGGATGAAATTGGAAATATCAGTCTAAGACAGCAGGCTCGATTATTAACAGTGCTTCAGAATAGGCATATTACTCCACTTGGTTCCAATGAGGTGATTCCAATCGATATTCGGTTGATTTGTGCGACCAATCTTGATATTTCAGAACTTTCAGATGAATCAAAATTCAGAAAAGACCTTATTTATAGAATAAACACGGTAGATCTTACCATGCCTCCGTTGCGGGTGCGTGGAACCGATATCACCTTATTAACAAAGCATTTTTTGGATTTTTATTCTGAAAAATATTCCAAAGGCCCATTTAAACTAGATCCCTCTTTTCTTAAAAAGCTCAAAAATCATAGTTTCCCCGGGAATGTTAGAGAATTGCAATTTGTTATCGAACGAACGGTAATTATGGCTGATAGCACCTTGCTTAAAGAAACGGACCTTTCTTTTTCAGCAATTGAAAATAACTCAATTTCTACGGAAATTGATGATATGCGCCTGGAAACAGTAGAGAAAAACACCATTTTAAAAGTGATCGATAAGAATAAGGGAAATATATCCAAATCTGCCAAAGAACTGGGAATTACGAGGGCAGCATTATACCGTAGATTAGAGAAATATGATCTTTAA